From Streptomyces sp. NBC_00775, one genomic window encodes:
- the prfB gene encoding peptide chain release factor 2 — translation MAVVDVSEELKSLSSTMESIEAVLDLDKLRADVAVLEEQAAAPSLWDDPDEAQKITSKLSHLQAEVRKAEALRGRIDDLSVLFEMAEEEDDPDTRAEADAELTAVKKALDEMEVRTLLSGEYDSREAVVTIRAEAGGVDASDFAEKLQRMYLRWAERHGYKTELYETSYAEEAGIKSTTFAVHVPYAYGTLSVEQGTHRLVRISPFDNQGRRQTSFAGVEILPVVEQTDHIEIDESELRVDVYRSSGPGGQGVNTTDSAVRLTHLPTGIVVSCQNERSQIQNKASAMNVLQAKLLERRRQEEQAKMDALKGDGGNSWGNQMRSYVLHPYQMVKDLRTEFEVGNPESVFNGEIDGFLEAGIRWRKQQEK, via the coding sequence GTGGCAGTCGTCGATGTATCCGAAGAGCTCAAGTCCCTCTCCTCGACCATGGAGTCGATCGAGGCCGTCCTGGACCTCGACAAGCTGAGGGCAGATGTCGCCGTGCTCGAGGAGCAGGCGGCCGCGCCGTCCCTGTGGGACGACCCGGACGAGGCGCAGAAGATCACCAGCAAGCTGAGCCACCTCCAGGCGGAGGTCAGGAAGGCCGAGGCGCTGCGCGGGCGTATCGACGATCTGAGCGTGCTCTTCGAGATGGCCGAGGAGGAGGACGACCCGGACACCCGTGCCGAGGCCGATGCCGAGCTCACCGCCGTCAAGAAGGCGCTGGACGAGATGGAAGTCCGGACGCTGCTCTCCGGGGAGTACGACTCCCGTGAGGCCGTCGTCACCATCCGTGCCGAGGCCGGCGGCGTCGACGCCTCCGACTTCGCCGAGAAGCTGCAGCGCATGTACCTGCGCTGGGCCGAGCGCCACGGCTACAAGACGGAGCTCTACGAGACCTCGTACGCGGAAGAGGCGGGGATCAAGTCCACCACCTTCGCCGTCCACGTCCCGTACGCGTACGGCACACTCTCCGTGGAGCAGGGCACCCACCGGCTCGTGCGCATCTCGCCGTTCGACAACCAGGGGCGTCGCCAGACCTCCTTCGCCGGTGTCGAGATCCTGCCCGTGGTCGAGCAGACCGACCACATCGAGATCGACGAGTCCGAGCTGCGGGTGGATGTGTACCGGTCGTCGGGCCCCGGCGGTCAGGGCGTCAACACCACCGACTCCGCGGTGCGGCTGACCCACCTTCCCACCGGCATCGTCGTGTCGTGTCAGAACGAGCGGTCGCAGATCCAGAACAAGGCCAGTGCCATGAACGTTCTGCAGGCCAAGCTCCTTGAGCGGCGCCGGCAGGAGGAGCAGGCCAAGATGGACGCCCTCAAGGGCGACGGCGGCAACTCCTGGGGCAACCAGATGCGTTCGTACGTCCTGCACCCGTACCAGATGGTCAAGGACCTGCGCACCGAGTTCGAAGTCGGTAACCCGGAGTCCGTGTTCAACGGCGAGATCGACGGCTTCCTGGAGGCCGGAATTCGCTGGCGCAAGCAGCAGGAGAAGTAG
- the ftsE gene encoding cell division ATP-binding protein FtsE gives MIRFDNVSKVYPKQTRPALRDVSLEVERGEFVFLVGSSGSGKSTFLRLILREERCSHGQVHVLGKDLARISNWKVPQMRRQLGTVFQDFRLLPNKTVAENVAFAQEVIGKSRGEIRKSVPQVLDLVGLGGKEDRMPGELSGGEQQRVAIARAFVNRPKLLIADEPTGNLDPQTSVGIMKLLDRINRTGTTVVMATHDQNIVDQMRKRVIELEQGRLVRDQARGVYGYQH, from the coding sequence GTGATCCGATTCGACAACGTCTCCAAGGTCTACCCCAAGCAGACCCGGCCCGCTCTCAGGGATGTCTCCCTGGAGGTCGAGCGCGGAGAGTTCGTGTTCCTCGTGGGGTCCTCCGGCTCCGGAAAGTCCACCTTCCTGCGGCTGATCCTCCGCGAGGAGCGGTGCAGTCACGGTCAGGTGCACGTCCTGGGCAAGGACCTCGCGCGCATCTCCAACTGGAAGGTGCCGCAGATGCGGCGCCAGCTGGGGACCGTTTTCCAGGACTTCCGGCTCCTGCCCAACAAGACGGTCGCCGAGAACGTGGCCTTCGCGCAGGAGGTCATCGGCAAGTCGCGCGGCGAGATCCGCAAGTCCGTGCCCCAGGTGCTCGACCTCGTCGGTCTGGGCGGCAAGGAGGACCGGATGCCCGGCGAGCTGTCCGGTGGTGAGCAGCAGCGTGTGGCCATCGCGAGAGCGTTCGTGAACCGGCCCAAGCTCCTCATCGCCGACGAACCGACCGGAAACCTCGACCCGCAGACCTCCGTCGGCATCATGAAGCTGCTCGACCGCATCAACCGGACGGGCACGACCGTGGTGATGGCGACCCACGACCAGAACATCGTGGACCAGATGCGCAAGCGCGTCATCGAGCTGGAGCAGGGCCGTCTCGTCCGCGACCAGGCGCGCGGCGTCTACGGCTACCAGCACTGA
- the ftsX gene encoding permease-like cell division protein FtsX, whose product MRAQFVLSEIGVGLRRNLTMTFAVVVSVALSLALFGGSLLMSDQVSTMKGYWYDKVNVSIFLCNKSDAESDPNCAKGAVTTDQKKQILADLDKMSTVVQKVTYESADQAYKHYKEQFGDSPLASSLTPDQMQESYRIKLKDPEKYQVIATAFDGRDGVQSVQDQKGILDNLFGLLNGMNWAARAVMAMMLVVALMLIVNTVRVSAFSRRRETGIMRLVGASGFYIQAPFIMEAAVAGLIGGGVACGFLLVARYFIIDHGLALSEKLNLINFIGWDAVLTKLPLILATSLLMPALAAFFALRKYLKV is encoded by the coding sequence ATGCGCGCGCAGTTCGTTCTGTCGGAGATCGGTGTCGGTCTCCGCCGCAATCTGACCATGACCTTCGCGGTCGTCGTCTCGGTCGCCCTGTCGCTAGCCCTGTTCGGCGGTTCGCTCCTGATGAGCGACCAGGTGAGCACGATGAAGGGCTACTGGTACGACAAGGTCAACGTCTCGATCTTCCTCTGCAACAAGAGCGACGCCGAGTCCGACCCCAACTGCGCCAAGGGCGCGGTGACCACCGACCAGAAGAAGCAGATCCTCGCCGACCTGGACAAGATGTCGACGGTCGTCCAGAAGGTCACCTACGAGTCGGCGGACCAGGCCTACAAGCACTACAAGGAGCAGTTCGGCGACTCCCCGCTGGCCAGCTCCCTCACGCCGGACCAGATGCAGGAGTCGTACCGCATCAAGCTGAAGGACCCGGAGAAGTACCAGGTCATCGCGACCGCCTTCGACGGGCGGGACGGCGTGCAGTCCGTGCAGGACCAGAAGGGCATCCTGGACAACCTCTTCGGGCTGCTCAACGGCATGAACTGGGCCGCGCGGGCCGTGATGGCCATGATGCTCGTCGTCGCGCTCATGCTGATCGTCAACACCGTGCGCGTGTCCGCCTTCAGCCGGCGGCGCGAGACCGGGATCATGCGGCTCGTCGGCGCCTCCGGGTTCTACATCCAGGCGCCGTTCATCATGGAGGCCGCGGTCGCCGGGCTCATCGGCGGCGGTGTCGCCTGCGGCTTCCTGCTGGTCGCCCGCTACTTCATCATCGACCACGGTCTGGCCCTGTCCGAGAAGCTGAACCTGATCAACTTCATCGGCTGGGACGCCGTTCTGACGAAGCTGCCGCTCATCCTCGCGACGAGTCTGCTGATGCCCGCGCTGGCCGCGTTCTTCGCTTTGCGCAAGTACCTGAAGGTGTGA
- a CDS encoding S41 family peptidase — MSGRDLFCEPRRIRRGAALTLVFASVLVAGAATGSFSDPGPKSSSSPSSLPSSAARSTATSHHEDVAEAAAEAMADGKSPMEAAERAVSRSGDRWGAVYSQGDYEEFEEALDGQYTGVGLWARRERDGRIEVTRVQTGSPAASAGIRKGDRLRSVDGEKVDGRPVTEVVSLLRGDADDAAAGTEVSLGLERGTRAWRETLRRARLSTDSVTVRKLPGGVTVIKVAAFTKGVGDAVRTAVDQAPEDGGIVLDLRGNSGGLVTEAVTAASAFLDGGLVATYDVDGQQRALHADPGGDTARPLVALVDGGTMSAAELLTGALQDRGRAVVVGSRTFGKGSVQMPSRLPDGSVAELTVGHYRTPSGRGVDGRGITPDLEADTQSLERAETVLSGLGDAS, encoded by the coding sequence ATGTCAGGTCGTGACCTGTTCTGTGAGCCCCGCCGCATCCGCCGCGGGGCCGCCCTGACATTGGTGTTCGCGAGTGTCCTCGTCGCCGGTGCGGCGACCGGATCCTTCTCCGACCCGGGCCCGAAATCCTCTTCCTCCCCCTCTTCCCTTCCTTCTTCCGCGGCTCGTTCGACGGCCACGAGCCACCACGAGGACGTCGCGGAGGCCGCCGCCGAGGCGATGGCCGACGGCAAGTCGCCCATGGAGGCCGCCGAGCGCGCCGTCAGCCGCAGCGGCGACCGCTGGGGCGCGGTCTACTCCCAGGGCGACTACGAGGAGTTCGAGGAGGCCCTCGACGGCCAGTACACGGGCGTCGGGCTGTGGGCCCGGCGCGAGCGTGACGGGCGGATCGAGGTGACCCGCGTCCAGACGGGCTCGCCCGCGGCGTCCGCCGGGATCCGCAAGGGCGACCGGCTGCGCAGCGTCGACGGTGAGAAGGTGGACGGCCGGCCGGTCACCGAGGTCGTCTCCTTACTGCGCGGCGACGCGGACGACGCGGCCGCCGGTACGGAGGTCTCCCTCGGCCTGGAGCGCGGCACGCGCGCGTGGCGCGAGACACTGCGCCGGGCCAGGCTGTCCACGGACTCCGTGACCGTCCGCAAGCTCCCCGGCGGCGTCACCGTGATCAAGGTCGCCGCCTTCACCAAGGGCGTCGGCGACGCCGTACGGACCGCTGTCGACCAGGCCCCCGAGGACGGCGGGATCGTCCTCGACCTGCGCGGCAACTCCGGAGGCCTGGTCACCGAGGCCGTCACCGCCGCCTCCGCCTTCCTCGACGGCGGCCTGGTCGCCACCTATGACGTGGACGGTCAGCAGCGTGCCCTGCACGCCGACCCCGGCGGTGACACGGCCAGACCCCTGGTCGCGCTCGTCGACGGCGGCACGATGAGCGCGGCCGAGCTGCTCACCGGAGCCCTCCAGGACCGTGGCCGCGCGGTGGTCGTGGGCTCCAGGACCTTCGGCAAGGGCTCGGTCCAGATGCCGAGCCGGCTGCCCGACGGCTCCGTCGCCGAGCTGACCGTCGGGCACTACCGCACCCCCTCCGGACGCGGTGTCGACGGCCGGGGCATCACCCCCGACCTGGAGGCGGACACGCAGTCCCTGGAGCGGGCCGAGACCGTGCTGAGCGGGCTCGGCGACGCGTCGTAG
- the smpB gene encoding SsrA-binding protein SmpB, whose amino-acid sequence MYVPKESQPKQGGAGSGKPKDGKRKIVAQNKKARHDYAIVDTYEAGLVLTGTEVKSLRQGRASLTDGFVQIDGGEAWLHNAHIPEYSQGTWTNHTVRRKRKLLLHREEIDKLASKSEETGHTIVPLALYFKDGRAKAEIALARGKKEYDKRQTLREKQDRRESDRAIAAAKRKQRGQ is encoded by the coding sequence ATGTATGTACCGAAGGAGTCCCAGCCCAAGCAGGGCGGGGCGGGCTCCGGCAAGCCCAAGGACGGCAAGCGCAAGATCGTCGCCCAGAACAAGAAGGCACGGCACGACTACGCGATCGTCGACACCTACGAGGCCGGGCTCGTCCTGACCGGCACCGAGGTGAAGTCGCTGCGCCAGGGCCGCGCCTCGCTGACCGACGGGTTCGTCCAGATCGACGGGGGCGAGGCGTGGCTGCACAACGCCCACATCCCCGAGTACAGCCAGGGCACCTGGACCAACCACACGGTGCGCCGCAAGCGCAAGCTGCTGCTGCACCGCGAGGAGATCGACAAGCTGGCCTCGAAGTCCGAGGAGACGGGTCACACGATCGTGCCCCTCGCCCTGTACTTCAAGGACGGTCGCGCGAAGGCCGAGATCGCCCTCGCCCGCGGTAAGAAGGAGTACGACAAGCGACAGACCCTGCGCGAGAAGCAGGACCGGCGGGAGTCGGACCGCGCGATCGCGGCGGCGAAGCGGAAGCAGCGCGGCCAGTAG